A stretch of Xenopus laevis strain J_2021 chromosome 8S, Xenopus_laevis_v10.1, whole genome shotgun sequence DNA encodes these proteins:
- the adar.S gene encoding adenosine deaminase, RNA-specific S homeolog (The RefSeq protein has 12 substitutions, 1 non-frameshifting indel compared to this genomic sequence): protein MNKGPKKVQGSRPMYQTSNCYPQGPNPATYPFPQQEYQAQSFRDQQRNFLLGNTSASPLPTAAWYAYRTPPKEYYPSKPTQQCPLLQAPPAPTRFSHRGPPASPRFRNQGPSASPRFSNRGPSASPRFSNRGPPASPRLGNQGPPASPHLGNQGPPASPHLGNQGPPASPHLGNQGPPASPRLGNQGPPASHLGNQGPAASSRLGNQGSPASPCLGNQGSPASPRLGNQGPPASPHLGNQGPPPYIHSLSQAFGSLTVSHDLLENNLLTFFKEIGTKTFTAKALAWQFKVEKKRINHFLYTFETKGLLCRYPGTPPLWRVFSIASHSPPTPSSGSSYQENSSPVEGSYSSDSEDTLITCSPEDMAGNKEKVCEFLYNSPPSTTLIIRKNVGISKLPELNQILNTLEKQGEACKASTNPVKWTLTDKKRERILIKKRADEIHQMEMNLEEATKAEPPAEKELENGQQAASVLEASNIELAEGQAPSGVFIADQNVPPLEASGEPPRKRAKGGNEFDDFENGKWATDDVPETMNTINTADALAVTQEELGMEYPQAYEPVKEFSRLDKLLSCQEKNPVSGLLEFTHYCSQQCDFALLNQSGPSHDPRFKIQAVIDGRRFPVAEANSKKTAKKDAAALALRILLREEQGGTEDEVMAENTQVPEVKEEQNVPAQPSFPCNKNPISLLMEHGQKSGNMCEFQLVSQEGPPHDPKFTYTVKIGNQTFPPVVANNKKMAKHLAAEAAVRELLGEGALQPEKFDPSYNANPTEFPAIPELSAEDLKMAQSSSVGDLIKYLNANPVSGLLEYARAKGFAAEFKMVNQTGPPHDPKFVFQAKVGGRWFPAVSASNKKQAKAEAADAALRVLIGEAEKAAREGDIMAELPVSGSTFHDQIAMLSHQKFNNLTARIQNSLMGRKILAAIIMKKSSDDLGTVVSIGTGNRCVKGEELSLSGETVNDCHAEVVSRRGFIRFLYSQLMKYNPDMPDDSIFEEAEGDMLRVRPGVTFHLYISTAPCGDGALFDKSCSDQPSAEGDTQHCPIFENVKQGKLRTKVENGEGTIPVESSDIVPTWDGIQHGERLRTMSCSDKILRWNVLGLQGGLLSHFVEPVYLSSLTLGYLFSKGHLTRAICCRMSRNGEAFQNQLPDLYIVNHPEVGRVSVYDSTRQTGKTKESSVNWCLADEEAEVLDGTKGKVEGSKLEISRVSKLHMFTLFQELCLLRGRHDLLALSSYSDVKATAASYQTAKGQFFKALQEMGYGNWISKPQEEKCFSLSI, encoded by the exons ATGAACAAAGGACCTAAAAAAGTGCAAGGTTCTAGGCCAATGTACCAAACTTCTAACTGCTACCCCCAGGGTCCTAATCCTGCGACTTATCCTTTCCCCCAACAGGAATACCAGGCACAGAGCTTCCGTGACCAGCAGAGAAACTTCCTCTTGGGAAACACTTCGGCATCTCCTCTTCCCACTGCTGCTTGGTACGCATACCGCACCCCTCCAAAAGACTATTACCCATCCAAACCTACACAACAGTGTCCTCTGTTGCAAGCCCCTCCAGCTCCTACACGCTTCAGCCACCGGGGACCTGCTTCTCCACGCTTCAGAAACCAGGG ACCTTCTGCTTCTCCACGCTTCAGCAACTGGGGACCTTCTGCTTCTCCACGCTTCAGCAACCGGGGACCTCCTGCTTCTCCTCGCTTGGGCAACCAGGGACCTCCTGCTTCTCCTCACTTGGGCAACCAGGGACCTCCTGCTTCTCCTCACTTGGGCAACCAGGGACCTCCTGCTTCTCCTCACTTGGGCAACCAGGGACCTCCTGCTTCTCCTCACTTGGGCAACCAGGGACCTCCTGCTT CTCACTTGGGCAACCAGGGACCTGCTGCTTCTTCTCGCTTGGGCAACCAGGGATCCCCTGCTTCTCCTTGCTTTGGCAACCAGGGATCTCCTGCTTCTCCTCGCTTGGGCAACCAGGGACCTCCTGCTTCTCCTCATTTGGGCAACCAGGGACCTCCTCCATATATCCACAGTCTCTCCCAAGCTTTCGGATCATTGACAGTATCTCATGACCTCTTAGAAAATAATTTGTTGACCTTCTTCAAGGAAATTGGCACTAAAACCTTTACAGCAAAAGCATTAGCTTGGCAATTTAAGGTGGAAAGAAAGCGCATTAACCATTTCCTATACAAATTTGAGACAAAGGGTTTGCTCTGCCGGTATCCTGGGACTCCACCACTGTGGAGAGTCTTTTCTATTGCCTCCCATTCACCACCGACCCCAAGCAGTGGCAGCAGCTATCAGGAAAACTCTTCTCCAGTAGAAGGGTCATACTCCTCGGATTCTGAAGACACTTTAGTCACCTGCTCCCCCGAGGACATGGCAGGAAACAAAGAGAAAGTCTGTGAATTCCTGTACAATTCTCCACCATCCACAACCTTAATCATTCGCAAGAATGTTGGGATCTCTAAAATGCCCGAACTCAATCAGATCTTAAACACACTGGAAAAGCAAGGTGAGGCGTGCAAGGCTAGTACAAACCCTGTGAAATGGACTCTCACTGATAAGAAGCGAGAAaggattttgattaaaaaaagggCAGACGAAATTCACCAGATGGAGATGAATTTGGAAGAAGCTACAAAAGGTGAGCCGCCAGCTGAGAAGGAACTCGAAAACGGGCAACAAGCCGCCTCAGTGCTTGAAGCTAGCAATATCGAGCTTGCCGAGGGGCAAGCCCCAAGTGGAGTTTTTATTGCTGACCAAAATGTGCCCCCATTGGAGGCATCTGGTGAACCTCCGAGGAAGCGTGCAAAGGGGGGTAATGAGTTTGATGACTTTGAAAATGGCAAGTGGGCCTCTGATGACGTCCCCGAAACTATGAACACTATAAACACAGCCGATGCTCTTGCAGTAACCCAGGAGGAACTCGGGATGGAATACCCACAGGCTTATGAACCCGTCAAGGAATTCAGCCGCTTAGATAAGCTCCTGTCGTGCCAAGAGAAGAACCCTGTTAGTGGCCTCCTGGAATTTACCCACTACTGCTCCCAGCAGTGTGACTTTGCTCTCCTCAACCAGAGTGGACCTTCTCACGACCCCCG GTTCAAAATACAGGCAGTAATCGATGGTCGCCGCTTCCCAGTGGCTGAAGCCAACAGCAAAAAGACAGCCAAAAAAGATGCAGCAGCTCTGGCCCTTCGTATCCTCCTCCGCGAAGAGCAGGGTGGGACAGAAGATGAGGTTATGGCAGAAAACACGCAAGTTCCAGAAGTTAAAGAAGAG CAGAATGTGCCAGCACAGCCATCTTTCTCCTGCAACAAAAATCCCATCAGCCTTCTCATGGAACACGGGCAGAAGTCTGGCAATATGTGTGAATTCCAGCTGGTTTCACAAGAAGGACCTCCTCATGACCCAAA GTTCACCTATACTGTAAAGATTGGAAACCAGACTTTTCCTCCCGTAGTGGCAAACAACAAGAAGATGGCCAAACATCTAGCAGCTGAGGCAGCTGTACGGGAGCTCCTGGGAGAGGGCGCTCTGCAGCCTGAGAAG TTTGATCCAAGTTACAATGCCAACCCAACTGAGTTTCCTGCAATCCCAGAACTTTCTGCAGAAGATCTGAAAATGGCTCAGTCATCCAGCGTTGGGGACTTAATTAAATATCTGAATGCCAACCCGGTTAGCGGCCTTCTGGAGTATGCTCGTGCCAAGGGATTTGCAGCGGAGTTTAAAATGGTCAACCAAACTGGACCTCCCCATGACCCCAA GTTTGTGTTTCAAGCAAAGGTTGGCGGTCGATGGTTCCCAGCCGTTAGCGCATCTAACAAGAAACAAGCCAAGGCTGAAGCTGCCGATGCCGCCCTGAGGGTCCTAATCGGTGAAGCAGAGAAGGCGGCTCGGGAAGGAGATATCATGGCAGAA CTCCCGGTGAGCGGAAGTACTTTCCATGACCAGATTGCCATGTTGAGTCACCAGAAGTTCAATAACCTAACAGCCAGAATCCAGAATAGCCTGATGGGCAGAAAGATCCTAGCTGCTATTATCATGAAGAAGAGCAGCGATGACTTGGGCACAGTGGTCAGCATTGGGACTG GGAACCGCTGTGTCAAGGGAGAAGAACTGAGTTTAAGTGGAGAGACGGTTAATGATTGTCACGCAGAGGTTGTGTCCCGACGAGGATTTATAAG GTTTCTGTACAGTCAGTTGATGAAGTACAATCCAGACGTGCCAGATGACAGTATATTTGAAGAAGCTGAAGGGGATATGTTAAGGGTTCGGCCTGGCGTGACCTTTCACTTGTATATAAG CACTGCTCCTTGTGGTGATGGGGCGCTGTTTGACAAATCCTGCAGTGACCAGCCTTCTGCAGAGGGAGACACCCAGCACTGtcccatttttgaaaatgtgaagcAGGGCAAGCTGCGAACTAAAGTGGAAAATG GCGAGGGCACAATTCCTGTTGAGTCCAGCGATATTGTCCCTACCTGGGATGGGATTCAGCATGGGGAAAGACTTCGTACCATGTCTTGCAGTGATAAGATCCTGCGCTGGAATGTACTTGGCCTTCAAGGAGGCCTCCTTTCACACTTTGTTGAGCCTGTGTACCTCAGCTCTCTCACACTCG GTTATCTGTTCAGCAAAGGTCACCTCACACGCGCGATCTGCTGCCGCATGTCACGGAATGGAGAAGCTTTCCAGAACCAACTACCGGACCTTTATATCGTCAACCACCCAGAG GTTGGACGGGTCAGCGTCTATGATTCCACACGGCAGACGGGAAAGACCAAAGAGTCCAGCGTGAACTGGTGTCTGGCAGACGAGGAAGCTGAAGTGCTTGATGGAACGAAAGGGAAAGTCGAGGG ATCCAAACTTGAGATCTCTCGTGTGTCCAAACTGCACATGTTTACCCTGTTCCAAGAACTCTGCCTCCTGCGCGGGCGCCACGACCTCTTAGCGCTCAGCAGCTACAGCGACGTCAAGGCCACAGCCGCCAGTTACCAAACTGCCAAGGGACAGTTCTTTAAGGCACTGCAGGAGATGGGCTATGGTAACTGGATCAGCAAACCACAAGAGGAGAAATGCTTTTCCCTCTCCATTTAA